In Burkholderia sp. NRF60-BP8, a single window of DNA contains:
- the iscX gene encoding Fe-S cluster assembly protein IscX: protein MKWTDSREIAIALAEKYPDIDPQRINFVDLRQWVLELDGFADDPAHSGEKILEAIQAHWIDESDFDDED from the coding sequence ATGAAATGGACCGATTCGCGTGAAATAGCCATTGCGCTGGCGGAAAAGTACCCGGACATCGACCCGCAGCGGATCAACTTCGTCGATCTGCGCCAGTGGGTGCTCGAACTCGACGGCTTCGCCGACGATCCCGCGCACTCCGGCGAGAAGATCCTCGAGGCGATCCAGGCGCACTGGATCGACGAATCGGATTTCGACGACGAAGACTGA
- a CDS encoding IscS subfamily cysteine desulfurase yields the protein MTQQTLHLPIYMDYSATTPVDPRVVDKMVPYLREQFGNPASRSHAYGWGAERAVEEAREQVAALVNADPREIIWTSGATESDNLAIKGAANFYKGKGKHIVTVKTEHKAVLDTCRELERDGFEVTYLDVKENGLIDLDVLKAALRPDTILVSVMHVNNEIGVIQDIETIGEICREKGIVFHVDAAQATGKVEIDLAKLKVDLMSFSAHKTYGPKGIGALYVRRKPRVRIEAQMHGGGHERGMRSGTLPTHQIVGMGEAFRIAREEMATENERIRMLRDKLLRGLSQIEETYVNGDMEHRIPHNLNISFNFVEGESLIMAIKDVAVSSGSACTSASLEPSYVLRALGRNDELAHSSIRFTVGRFTTEQEVDYVIELLNSKIAKLRELSPLWEMHQEGIDLSTIEWAAH from the coding sequence ATGACCCAACAGACCCTCCACCTGCCCATCTACATGGATTACAGCGCGACGACGCCCGTCGATCCGCGTGTGGTCGACAAGATGGTGCCGTACCTGCGCGAGCAGTTCGGCAACCCGGCGTCGCGCAGCCACGCATACGGCTGGGGCGCGGAGCGCGCGGTCGAGGAAGCGCGCGAGCAGGTGGCTGCGCTCGTGAACGCGGATCCGCGCGAAATCATCTGGACGTCGGGCGCGACCGAGTCGGACAACCTCGCGATCAAGGGTGCCGCGAACTTCTACAAGGGCAAGGGCAAGCACATCGTCACGGTGAAGACCGAGCACAAGGCCGTGCTCGACACCTGCCGCGAACTCGAGCGCGACGGCTTCGAAGTCACCTATCTCGACGTGAAGGAAAACGGCCTGATCGATCTCGACGTGCTGAAGGCCGCGCTGCGCCCCGACACGATCCTCGTGTCGGTGATGCACGTGAACAACGAGATCGGCGTGATCCAGGACATCGAGACGATCGGCGAAATCTGCCGCGAAAAGGGCATCGTGTTCCACGTCGACGCCGCGCAGGCGACCGGCAAGGTCGAGATCGACCTCGCGAAGCTGAAGGTCGATCTGATGTCGTTCTCCGCGCACAAGACGTACGGCCCGAAGGGCATCGGCGCGCTGTACGTGCGCCGCAAGCCGCGCGTGCGCATCGAAGCGCAGATGCACGGCGGCGGCCACGAGCGCGGGATGCGTTCGGGCACGCTGCCGACGCACCAGATCGTCGGCATGGGCGAAGCGTTCCGCATCGCGCGCGAAGAAATGGCGACCGAGAACGAGCGCATCCGCATGCTGCGCGACAAGCTGCTGCGCGGCCTGTCGCAGATCGAGGAAACGTACGTGAACGGCGACATGGAGCACCGTATCCCGCACAACCTCAACATCAGCTTCAACTTCGTCGAAGGCGAGTCGCTGATCATGGCGATCAAGGACGTCGCGGTGTCGTCGGGGTCCGCGTGCACGTCGGCGTCGCTGGAGCCGTCGTACGTGCTGCGCGCGCTCGGCCGCAACGACGAGCTTGCGCACAGCTCGATCCGCTTCACGGTCGGCCGCTTCACGACGGAGCAGGAAGTCGACTACGTGATCGAGCTGCTGAACAGCAAGATCGCGAAGCTGCGCGAGCTGTCGCCGCTCTGGGAAATGCACCAGGAAGGCATCGATCTGTCGACGATCGAATGGGCCGCACACTGA
- the iscU gene encoding Fe-S cluster assembly scaffold IscU codes for MSYSNKVLDHYENPRNVGSFAKDDDAVGTGMVGAPACGDVMKLQIRVGADGVIEDAKFKTYGCGSAIASSSLVTEWVKGKTLDEALAIKNTQIAEELALPPVKIHCSILAEDAIKAAVADYKKRHDAKESDQAAA; via the coding sequence ATGTCTTACAGCAACAAGGTTCTGGATCACTACGAAAACCCGCGTAACGTCGGTTCGTTCGCGAAGGACGACGACGCGGTCGGCACGGGCATGGTCGGCGCGCCGGCGTGCGGCGACGTGATGAAGCTGCAGATCCGCGTCGGCGCGGACGGCGTGATCGAAGACGCGAAGTTCAAGACGTACGGCTGCGGTTCGGCGATCGCGTCGAGCTCGCTCGTCACCGAATGGGTGAAGGGCAAGACGCTCGACGAGGCGCTCGCGATCAAGAACACGCAGATCGCGGAAGAACTCGCGCTGCCGCCGGTGAAGATTCACTGCTCGATCCTCGCGGAAGACGCGATCAAGGCAGCCGTGGCCGACTACAAGAAGCGCCACGACGCGAAGGAAAGCGATCAGGCAGCGGCCTGA
- the hscA gene encoding Fe-S protein assembly chaperone HscA, with the protein MALLQISEPGMAPAPHQRRLAVGIDLGTTNSLVAAVRNSVPEVLPDEAGRVLLPSVVRYLEKGGRRIGHEAKEQAATDPRNTIVSVKRFMGRGKAEVEGAANAPYEFVDAPGMVQIRTVDGVKSPVEVSAEILATLRYRAEDSLGDELVGAVITVPAYFDDAQRQATKDAARLAGLNVLRLLNEPTAAAIAYGLDNAAEGLYAVYDLGGGTFDLSILKLTKGVFEVLAAGGDSALGGDDFDHALFDHVLAQAGIDAKTLAPEDVRLLLDRVRGLKEALSFAPQAALDVTLSNGAHLVQTISHDTFASLVEPLVQRTLGPTRKALRDAQVTPADIKGVVLVGGATRMPVIRDAVARYFGQPPLVNLDPDQVVALGAAIQADLLAGNRGTGDDWLLLDVIPLSLGVETMGGLVEKIIPRNSTIPIARAQEFTTFKDGQTAMAIHVVQGERELVADCRSLARFELRGIPPMTAGAARIRVTYQVDADGLLSVFAREQHSGVEASVVVKPSYGLADDDIAKMLEDSFKTAEIDMRARALREAQVEAERMIEATQAALAVDGELLDDAERAQIDTLVAALRTVAQGDDADAIETATKTLADGTDEFAARRMDKSIKRALSGRRLDEI; encoded by the coding sequence ATGGCTTTACTGCAAATTTCCGAACCGGGCATGGCGCCGGCGCCGCACCAGCGGCGGCTCGCCGTCGGGATCGATCTCGGCACGACGAACTCGCTCGTCGCCGCCGTGCGCAACAGCGTGCCTGAAGTACTGCCGGACGAAGCGGGCCGCGTGCTGCTGCCGTCGGTGGTCCGTTACCTCGAGAAGGGCGGCCGCCGCATCGGCCACGAAGCGAAGGAGCAGGCCGCGACCGATCCGCGCAACACGATCGTGTCGGTCAAGCGCTTCATGGGCCGCGGCAAGGCCGAAGTCGAAGGCGCGGCGAACGCGCCGTACGAATTCGTCGATGCGCCGGGCATGGTGCAGATCCGCACGGTCGACGGCGTGAAGAGCCCGGTCGAAGTATCGGCCGAAATTCTCGCGACGCTGCGTTATCGCGCCGAGGATTCGCTCGGCGACGAGCTGGTCGGCGCGGTGATCACGGTGCCCGCGTACTTCGACGACGCGCAGCGCCAGGCGACCAAGGATGCCGCGCGTCTCGCGGGCCTCAACGTGCTGCGCCTGCTGAACGAACCGACCGCCGCGGCGATCGCCTATGGTCTCGACAACGCGGCCGAAGGCCTTTACGCGGTGTACGACCTCGGCGGCGGCACGTTCGACCTGTCGATCCTGAAGCTGACGAAGGGCGTGTTCGAAGTGCTGGCGGCGGGCGGCGACTCGGCGCTCGGCGGCGACGATTTCGATCACGCGCTGTTCGATCACGTGCTCGCGCAGGCCGGTATCGACGCGAAGACGCTCGCGCCCGAAGACGTGCGCCTGCTGCTCGATCGCGTGCGGGGGCTGAAGGAGGCGCTGTCGTTCGCGCCGCAGGCAGCGCTCGACGTGACGCTGTCGAACGGTGCGCATCTGGTGCAGACGATTTCGCACGACACGTTCGCGTCGCTCGTCGAGCCGCTCGTGCAGCGCACGCTCGGGCCGACCCGCAAGGCGCTGCGCGATGCGCAGGTCACGCCGGCCGACATCAAGGGTGTCGTGCTCGTCGGCGGCGCGACGCGCATGCCGGTGATCCGCGATGCGGTTGCCAGGTATTTCGGCCAGCCGCCGCTCGTGAACCTCGATCCGGATCAGGTCGTCGCGCTCGGCGCGGCGATCCAGGCCGACCTGCTCGCGGGCAATCGCGGCACCGGCGACGACTGGCTGCTGCTCGACGTGATTCCGCTGTCGCTCGGTGTCGAGACGATGGGCGGCCTCGTCGAGAAGATCATTCCGCGCAACTCGACGATTCCGATCGCGCGTGCGCAGGAATTCACGACCTTCAAGGACGGCCAGACCGCGATGGCGATTCACGTCGTGCAGGGCGAGCGCGAGCTCGTCGCCGACTGCCGGTCGCTCGCGCGCTTCGAGCTGCGCGGCATTCCGCCGATGACGGCCGGTGCGGCGCGCATCCGCGTGACGTATCAGGTGGATGCGGACGGGCTGCTGTCGGTGTTCGCACGCGAGCAGCATTCGGGTGTCGAAGCGTCGGTCGTCGTGAAGCCGTCGTACGGCCTTGCCGACGACGACATCGCGAAGATGCTCGAGGACAGCTTCAAGACCGCCGAGATCGACATGCGCGCACGTGCGCTGCGCGAAGCGCAGGTCGAGGCCGAGCGGATGATCGAGGCGACGCAGGCGGCGCTGGCCGTCGACGGCGAGCTGCTCGACGACGCTGAACGCGCGCAGATCGACACGCTCGTCGCGGCGCTGCGCACGGTCGCGCAGGGCGACGATGCGGACGCGATCGAAACGGCGACGAAGACGCTCGCCGACGGCACCGACGAGTTCGCCGCGCGCCGGATGGACAAGAGCATCAAGCGCGCGCTGTCGGGCCGGCGCCTCGACGAGATCTGA
- the iscA gene encoding iron-sulfur cluster assembly protein IscA, with protein sequence MAITLTEKAAQHVQKYLVRRGKGVGLRLGVRTTGCSGLAYKLEYVDELAPEDQVFESHGVKVVVDPKSLAYIDGTELDFAREGLNEGFKFNNPNVKDECGCGESFRV encoded by the coding sequence ATGGCAATTACACTGACCGAAAAAGCAGCACAGCACGTCCAGAAATACCTCGTCCGTCGCGGCAAGGGGGTGGGCCTGCGGCTTGGCGTTCGCACGACCGGGTGCTCGGGGCTCGCGTACAAGCTCGAGTATGTCGACGAGCTCGCTCCCGAGGATCAGGTGTTCGAGAGCCATGGCGTGAAGGTGGTCGTCGATCCGAAGAGCCTCGCCTATATCGACGGCACCGAGCTCGACTTCGCCCGCGAAGGCCTGAACGAAGGATTCAAGTTCAACAACCCGAACGTGAAGGACGAGTGCGGGTGCGGGGAATCGTTCCGCGTGTGA
- the fdx gene encoding ISC system 2Fe-2S type ferredoxin codes for MPQLVVLPHVELCPDGAVIDATPGKSICDNLLDNGIEIEHACEKSCACTTCHVVIREGFNDLEPSEEDEDDLLDKAWGLEPTSRLSCQAIVKEDSDLVVEIPKYSINHAKENH; via the coding sequence ATGCCTCAACTGGTGGTGCTGCCTCACGTCGAACTGTGCCCGGACGGCGCAGTGATCGACGCGACGCCCGGCAAGAGTATTTGCGACAACCTGCTCGACAACGGGATCGAGATCGAACATGCGTGCGAGAAGTCGTGCGCGTGCACGACGTGCCACGTGGTGATTCGCGAGGGTTTCAACGATCTCGAGCCGTCCGAAGAGGATGAGGACGATCTGCTGGACAAGGCGTGGGGCCTCGAGCCGACGTCGCGCCTGTCGTGCCAGGCGATCGTGAAGGAAGATTCGGACCTGGTGGTCGAGATTCCGAAGTACTCGATCAACCACGCGAAGGAAAATCACTGA
- the hscB gene encoding Fe-S protein assembly co-chaperone HscB, with translation MVSLKDSHFDLFHLPAQFALDEAALDAAYRTVQTQVHPDRFAAAGDAQKRIAMQWATRANEAYRTLRDPLKRASYLLSLRGVDIGAENNTAMEPAFLMQQMEWREGIEDAAAARNVDALDALLAELRDEKRVRVERLGTLLDSGADQAAAEAVRQLMFIERVASEVGAQIERLET, from the coding sequence ATGGTTTCGCTGAAAGACAGCCATTTCGATCTGTTTCACCTGCCGGCGCAATTCGCGCTCGACGAGGCGGCGCTCGACGCCGCCTACCGGACGGTGCAGACGCAGGTGCATCCTGACCGCTTCGCGGCGGCCGGCGACGCGCAAAAGCGCATCGCGATGCAATGGGCCACCCGCGCGAACGAGGCGTACCGCACGCTGCGCGATCCGCTGAAGCGCGCGTCCTATCTGCTGTCGCTGCGCGGCGTCGACATCGGCGCGGAAAACAACACCGCGATGGAGCCTGCATTCCTGATGCAGCAGATGGAGTGGCGCGAGGGCATCGAGGATGCCGCGGCCGCCCGCAACGTCGACGCGCTCGATGCATTGCTCGCCGAGTTGCGCGACGAGAAGCGCGTGCGCGTCGAGCGCCTCGGCACGCTGCTCGACAGCGGTGCCGATCAGGCCGCCGCGGAAGCCGTGCGTCAGCTGATGTTCATCGAACGGGTCGCGTCGGAAGTGGGCGCGCAGATCGAGCGCCTCGAAACTTAA